A genomic region of Synechococcus sp. NOUM97013 contains the following coding sequences:
- the thyX gene encoding FAD-dependent thymidylate synthase: protein MDSRFRVDLISATPNPQQCVYAGMHQDYSEGFVAGDREQWPDETRAGEICIKRLLAGERGHYGPLEHAQIVLNVGWFPHSVMQQARTHRVGVSFDVQSMRYTGERICRAADGELELEEVFYLRPVGDYSDRQGKKYTYSDALRGEDLTLCRQAAERYRDLLRSGFAEEHARGILPFDYRQHFVVSFSLRAFLHFMDLRAKLDAQQEIRELCDLMWPHLQQWAPEFAAWYEKTRLHKARLAP from the coding sequence ATGGACTCCCGCTTCAGGGTTGACCTGATCTCCGCCACACCCAACCCCCAGCAGTGTGTCTACGCAGGCATGCATCAGGACTACAGCGAAGGGTTCGTCGCTGGCGACCGGGAGCAATGGCCGGATGAGACGCGCGCGGGCGAAATCTGCATCAAACGCCTACTCGCTGGTGAACGAGGGCACTACGGCCCTCTGGAACACGCCCAAATCGTGCTGAATGTGGGCTGGTTCCCTCACTCCGTAATGCAGCAGGCCCGCACACACCGGGTGGGGGTGAGCTTCGATGTGCAATCGATGCGTTACACAGGCGAAAGGATTTGCCGTGCCGCGGACGGGGAGCTTGAACTGGAGGAGGTGTTCTACCTCCGCCCCGTGGGGGACTACAGCGATCGCCAAGGCAAGAAATACACCTACAGCGACGCCCTCAGAGGCGAGGACCTGACGCTGTGCCGACAGGCTGCTGAGCGCTACCGGGACCTTCTGCGCTCAGGCTTCGCCGAAGAACACGCCCGCGGAATCCTGCCGTTCGACTACCGCCAGCATTTCGTGGTGAGCTTCAGCCTCAGAGCCTTTCTCCACTTCATGGATCTCCGAGCCAAGCTCGACGCGCAGCAGGAAATCCGCGAGCTCTGCGATCTGATGTGGCCGCATCTGCAGCAATGGGCTCCTGAATTCGCCGCTTGGTATGAAAAAACCAGGCTTCACAAGGCGCGACTCGCGCCCTGA
- a CDS encoding IctB family putative bicarbonate transporter, which yields MPEASAPTPWLLRWQGLLGGSSVQQHRLSTLAGLVLILLLGFLPVLTRAGLGLIVLACGALWVLWSLTRAPGRIGPISSWVLLFLGVAVLATGASPVPMAAAKGLVKLISYLGVYALMRQLLAEAPQWWDRLVAALLGGSLLSSVLALRQLYGPTEELARWADPNSVAEGTIRIYGPLGNPNLLAGYLVPILPIAVVAVLRWRGWGSKLFAATALVLGAASTLFSYSRGGWLGMLAALGVLMLLLVLRQIRHWPLFWRRLLPLALLVLAGMAIAFAATQVEPVRTRMTSLLAGRGDSSNNFRINVWLAAIDMIQDRPWLGIGPGNAAFNSIYPLYQQPKFNALSAYSLPLEILVETGIPGLLACIGLATASLRRGLQALSADSDLALPCLGCLAAIAGLMMQGAADTIFFRPEVQISGWFCLATLSLMTRKP from the coding sequence ATGCCTGAGGCTTCGGCCCCAACTCCATGGTTGCTGCGCTGGCAGGGGCTTCTAGGGGGATCGTCCGTGCAGCAGCACCGCCTGAGCACGCTCGCTGGTCTGGTGCTGATCCTGCTGCTGGGATTTTTGCCGGTGCTCACCCGCGCTGGACTCGGACTGATTGTTCTCGCCTGCGGAGCCCTGTGGGTGCTGTGGTCACTGACGCGGGCACCTGGACGGATCGGTCCGATCAGCAGCTGGGTGCTGTTGTTCCTTGGTGTAGCAGTACTCGCCACCGGGGCCTCCCCCGTGCCGATGGCCGCAGCCAAAGGCCTTGTGAAATTGATCAGTTATCTCGGGGTCTACGCCCTGATGCGGCAGCTGCTGGCTGAGGCACCGCAGTGGTGGGACCGCCTGGTGGCTGCGCTGCTGGGTGGGTCCCTGCTGAGCAGCGTGCTGGCCTTGCGGCAGCTTTACGGCCCCACAGAGGAACTGGCGCGCTGGGCGGATCCCAATTCCGTGGCGGAGGGCACGATTCGCATCTATGGCCCTCTGGGCAATCCCAATCTGCTGGCTGGGTACCTAGTGCCGATCCTGCCCATTGCCGTGGTGGCAGTGCTCCGATGGCGCGGCTGGGGATCCAAGCTCTTTGCCGCAACCGCACTGGTGCTTGGCGCCGCATCAACCCTGTTCAGTTACAGCCGTGGCGGCTGGCTGGGAATGCTGGCGGCTCTCGGCGTACTGATGCTGCTTCTGGTGCTGCGGCAGATCCGCCACTGGCCGCTCTTTTGGCGTCGCCTACTGCCTCTCGCCCTGCTGGTGCTGGCGGGCATGGCGATTGCCTTCGCTGCCACGCAAGTGGAGCCCGTCCGAACCCGCATGACCAGCCTGCTGGCGGGACGAGGCGACAGCTCAAACAACTTCCGCATCAACGTCTGGCTAGCGGCGATCGACATGATCCAGGACAGGCCCTGGCTAGGGATCGGCCCCGGCAATGCCGCCTTCAACAGCATCTATCCGCTGTATCAGCAACCAAAATTCAATGCGCTTAGCGCCTACTCCCTCCCCCTGGAAATCCTTGTGGAAACTGGCATTCCAGGCTTACTGGCCTGCATCGGTCTGGCCACAGCCAGCCTGCGACGCGGTTTGCAGGCGCTCAGCGCAGACAGTGATCTGGCCCTCCCCTGCCTGGGGTGCCTGGCAGCGATCGCCGGCCTGATGATGCAAGGGGCTGCAGACACGATCTTCTTCCGACCGGAAGTTCAGATCAGCGGATGGTTCTGCCTGGCCACCCTGAGTCTGATGACACGCAAACCGTGA
- a CDS encoding N-acetylglucosamine kinase, protein MVLPGHPESDDTQTVNQELVLLAGFDAGQTTCRCRLSRWNGERFQVLGEGRGSGVSHLDAHDGEARFRRAIDSSLEAALEQVRDESREQPLGREHLHAAAIGASGIEADTDLQTRGAALLASALALPEHRCLATGDERTALRGAFPDRAGIVLISGTGMIVVGRDATGREHRCGGWGWRLDGAGSAFDIGHQALQLSVRMADGRVPDGPLRHNLWEALDCRSAAELKALVVRDRHAVADEARLAPLVADAAANGDPAARRILQCSASALAKAATATAHALGLQAPCLEARGGALEHMPLFLQLVQTSLREQLPDSHWQTTDGDACHGALVLALDRAGLRPH, encoded by the coding sequence ATGGTTCTGCCTGGCCACCCTGAGTCTGATGACACGCAAACCGTGAACCAGGAACTGGTCCTCCTGGCCGGCTTCGATGCCGGACAAACCACCTGCCGCTGTCGGCTGAGTCGCTGGAACGGCGAGCGTTTTCAAGTGCTGGGCGAGGGACGTGGCAGTGGCGTCTCCCATCTCGATGCCCACGATGGTGAAGCACGCTTCCGGCGTGCCATCGACTCCAGCTTGGAGGCGGCCCTGGAGCAAGTCAGGGATGAATCCCGGGAACAACCTCTCGGCAGGGAGCATCTGCATGCAGCCGCAATCGGGGCCAGCGGCATCGAAGCCGACACGGATCTGCAGACCCGCGGCGCGGCCCTACTCGCCAGTGCCTTGGCACTGCCTGAACACCGTTGCCTGGCCACCGGCGATGAACGCACGGCGTTGCGTGGTGCGTTTCCTGATCGCGCAGGAATCGTGCTGATCAGCGGCACCGGGATGATCGTGGTGGGCCGCGATGCCACCGGTCGAGAGCACCGCTGCGGAGGCTGGGGCTGGCGGCTGGATGGAGCGGGATCCGCCTTCGACATCGGGCATCAAGCCCTGCAACTCAGCGTGCGCATGGCCGATGGTCGGGTTCCCGATGGTCCTTTGCGCCACAACCTGTGGGAAGCGCTTGATTGCCGCAGTGCCGCCGAGCTCAAAGCACTTGTAGTGCGCGATCGCCACGCTGTGGCCGATGAAGCAAGGCTGGCGCCCCTGGTGGCGGATGCCGCCGCCAATGGAGACCCGGCCGCCCGCAGGATCCTCCAGTGTTCAGCATCAGCCTTGGCGAAAGCAGCCACAGCCACCGCCCATGCTCTGGGCCTTCAGGCCCCCTGCCTGGAAGCCAGGGGCGGAGCCCTGGAACACATGCCGCTGTTCCTCCAGCTGGTGCAGACATCGCTTCGCGAGCAGCTCCCCGACAGTCATTGGCAAACCACCGATGGTGATGCCTGCCACGGCGCCCTGGTTCTCGCCCTGGATCGGGCCGGCCTCAGGCCGCATTGA
- the glmM gene encoding phosphoglucosamine mutase gives MASSAAHPLGSLPSPQISFGTDGLRGRVGDAITPALALQVGFWCGRVLPADGPVLIGMDSRCSGSMVVAALTAGLTAAGRDVWTLGLCPTPAVPGLIRRFQAAGGLMVSASHNPPEDNGIKVFGADGSKLGADLQSRIESGLRGDVEAASSLGTCGAAHHRSELLEHYRDSLLSSVQHQSLAGVPIVLDLCWGSATACGAEVFRALGADITVLHGDADGERINVGCGSTHLEPLRRAVVEQGASMGFAFDGDADRMLAVDGRGRIVDGDHVLYLWGSALQERHALPDQRLVATVMSNLGFERAWQARGGQLERTPVGDQHVHAAMVSSGAALGGEQSGHILSSAHGLAGDGVLTALQLATLCHAQQITLADWLDRSFQAYPQKLVNVRVPDLARRKGWADCEPLRELVEEAEQAMADEGRVLVRASGTEPLLRVMVEAADATTVERWTSRLAEAADQHLNAA, from the coding sequence ATGGCCTCCTCTGCTGCCCATCCGCTCGGTTCCCTTCCGTCGCCTCAGATCAGTTTCGGCACGGATGGTCTGCGCGGTCGGGTCGGCGATGCCATCACGCCAGCCCTCGCCTTGCAGGTGGGCTTTTGGTGTGGACGCGTGCTGCCGGCAGACGGCCCCGTGCTGATCGGGATGGATTCGCGCTGCAGTGGATCCATGGTGGTGGCAGCCCTGACGGCAGGCCTCACAGCGGCGGGTCGGGACGTGTGGACGCTCGGACTGTGCCCGACGCCCGCCGTCCCTGGGCTGATCCGTCGCTTTCAGGCTGCAGGTGGTCTGATGGTTTCCGCCAGCCACAACCCCCCGGAAGACAACGGCATCAAGGTGTTCGGCGCTGACGGGAGCAAGCTTGGCGCTGACTTGCAAAGCCGGATTGAGTCCGGCCTGCGAGGGGACGTGGAGGCCGCTTCGTCGCTGGGTACCTGCGGTGCTGCCCACCATCGCTCCGAGCTGCTGGAGCATTACCGCGACAGCCTGCTGAGCAGCGTTCAGCATCAAAGTCTGGCGGGGGTTCCGATCGTTCTCGATCTTTGCTGGGGCTCTGCGACAGCCTGCGGTGCCGAGGTGTTCCGCGCTCTTGGTGCTGACATCACCGTGCTCCATGGTGATGCCGATGGTGAGCGCATCAATGTGGGCTGCGGGTCCACCCATCTCGAACCGCTGCGTCGCGCGGTGGTCGAGCAGGGGGCTTCCATGGGCTTCGCATTTGATGGCGATGCCGATCGCATGCTCGCGGTGGATGGGCGCGGCCGCATCGTCGATGGCGATCATGTCCTCTATCTCTGGGGCTCAGCGCTTCAGGAGCGTCATGCCCTTCCGGATCAACGTCTGGTGGCCACGGTGATGTCCAACCTGGGTTTTGAACGGGCCTGGCAGGCACGGGGGGGGCAGCTGGAGCGCACACCTGTTGGCGACCAGCATGTGCATGCTGCGATGGTGAGCAGTGGTGCAGCCCTGGGCGGTGAGCAATCGGGTCACATCCTTTCGTCCGCTCACGGCCTCGCCGGGGATGGTGTGCTGACGGCGCTTCAGCTCGCCACCCTCTGCCATGCCCAGCAGATCACCCTCGCTGATTGGTTGGACCGCAGCTTCCAGGCCTACCCCCAGAAGCTTGTGAATGTGCGCGTGCCGGATCTGGCACGACGCAAGGGCTGGGCTGATTGCGAGCCGTTGCGCGAGCTGGTGGAGGAAGCCGAGCAGGCGATGGCTGACGAAGGCCGGGTGCTCGTGCGTGCCAGTGGCACAGAGCCGTTGCTGCGGGTGATGGTGGAGGCGGCGGATGCCACGACGGTGGAGCGCTGGACATCACGGCTGGCTGAGGCTGCCGATCAGCACCTCAATGCGGCCTGA
- a CDS encoding thioredoxin domain-containing protein, whose protein sequence is MTDSSPNAGLSPLQKGLLLVAAIALAVSLFLLRNGGSLESPLDQLARRSLPPEVALTNGRPTVLEFYADWCEVCREMAPAMLEMERQHGSALDVVLVNIDNPRWLDLTDRYDVTGIPQLNLFAADGSMRGRSLGGRKADELNAIASSLLDGSPLPVLAGIGSSSPMPEAAAFDATGPRSHA, encoded by the coding sequence ATGACCGACAGCTCACCAAACGCTGGACTATCCCCTCTGCAGAAGGGGCTGTTGCTGGTGGCCGCCATCGCCTTGGCCGTGAGTCTCTTTCTGCTGCGCAACGGTGGGAGCCTGGAATCACCTTTGGACCAGCTGGCGCGACGATCCCTGCCTCCCGAAGTGGCGCTAACCAATGGTCGTCCCACCGTGCTGGAGTTTTACGCCGACTGGTGTGAGGTTTGCCGCGAGATGGCACCAGCCATGCTCGAAATGGAACGGCAGCACGGCTCAGCACTGGATGTGGTGTTGGTCAACATCGACAACCCACGCTGGCTGGATCTGACCGATCGCTACGACGTCACCGGAATTCCCCAGTTGAATCTGTTCGCTGCCGACGGCAGCATGCGTGGACGCTCCCTCGGCGGCCGCAAGGCGGATGAGCTGAATGCCATCGCAAGTTCACTGCTCGACGGCAGCCCCTTGCCTGTGCTGGCAGGGATCGGCAGCAGCAGCCCCATGCCGGAAGCCGCCGCGTTTGATGCCACCGGACCACGAAGCCACGCATAA
- the dcd gene encoding dCTP deaminase — MLKNDRWITEQAASGMLEPFQDGLVRHLDPDQRQHPVLSFGCSSYGYDLRLSPQEFLIFKHVPGTVMNPKRFNPANLEPTELHRDEDGEYFILPAHSYGLGVALEKMKVPPNITVICLGKSTYARLGIIVNTTPAEASWEGHLTLEFSNSSGADCRIYANEGICQLLFFEGDPCDTTYSDRQGKYQHQPERVTLAKV; from the coding sequence ATGCTCAAGAACGACCGCTGGATCACAGAACAGGCTGCCTCCGGCATGCTGGAACCGTTTCAGGATGGCCTGGTTCGTCATCTCGATCCCGATCAGCGGCAGCATCCTGTTCTGAGTTTTGGATGTTCGTCCTATGGCTACGACCTGCGGCTGTCGCCTCAGGAGTTTCTGATTTTCAAACACGTGCCAGGCACGGTGATGAATCCCAAGCGATTCAATCCAGCCAACCTCGAACCCACGGAACTGCATCGGGATGAGGACGGTGAGTACTTCATTCTTCCCGCCCATTCCTATGGACTTGGCGTGGCGTTGGAAAAAATGAAAGTGCCCCCCAACATCACAGTGATTTGCCTTGGCAAAAGCACCTATGCACGTTTGGGAATCATTGTGAACACAACACCGGCAGAAGCCAGCTGGGAAGGCCATCTCACGCTGGAATTCAGCAACAGTTCCGGCGCTGACTGTCGGATCTATGCCAACGAAGGAATCTGCCAGCTGTTGTTCTTTGAGGGTGATCCCTGCGACACCACCTACAGCGATCGTCAGGGCAAATACCAACATCAGCCTGAGCGGGTGACGCTGGCCAAGGTCTGA
- a CDS encoding lytic transglycosylase domain-containing protein: MPAVQSLGLSARLTRIRGLLLLGGSSLFAILAIIGGRQLLRHGQIQLTPHLSSTKLWQHYRWSREPQQRREAALLLASRSSASPNRRWRLLSGQGWGPDPLAAIALKQQALTAGALGLEAEEQELWLELLQRFPATAASADARYHLGQNQADLHRELLRQQPRHAAALAAAAELPKDADQQRVLTSALHLARWGPRWPGAQSLLRQACGTITGEGMTQQERLQLAGALAQLGDGNAAELCLQGTPLAPKQALLIGRSLMRGSREQRGRGEAMLLELAHDHPDSPEALAAAALLSEPLRPDPVLLDALPKSVQTASVDVAAARVRLAGGDGGLAVLQRWPDDPASWQLQWDLAREALLAGRWDEANTWLSAIPEEQLPDPLRARQQFWRGFSAFKRGNDDVAQQIWQALVATQPPGYYTWRAGARLEGAELPELSGTQAVSGLEAEDTESDRSQPWTALDSGDPLIDQLWRLGWNREALETWQSRDTAGDPSPQELLVEGRLLMSVNDYWSGLSRLWKSSLRLVDPDCPTRFLLHHSQHPKPLLTEFQQAAEQEQVNLDLLLAIARQESRFSPAVASPVGAQGLLQLMPATAAEMAGEELSTEQLRQPDLNAVLGARYLAFLLQQWDGNPWLVAASYNAGPGAAGSWVSSELEQDPELWTERIPYPETRLYTKKVLGNLWAYHQLTSSGDRCTE, from the coding sequence ATGCCAGCAGTTCAGAGCCTTGGCTTGAGCGCTCGACTCACCCGCATTCGCGGCCTGCTGCTGCTCGGCGGCTCCTCCCTGTTCGCAATCCTGGCGATCATTGGCGGCCGTCAGCTGCTGCGCCATGGGCAGATCCAGCTAACACCCCACCTGAGCAGCACCAAACTCTGGCAGCACTACCGGTGGTCGCGCGAACCCCAGCAGCGACGCGAAGCAGCTCTCCTTCTCGCCAGCCGCAGCAGCGCGTCCCCCAACCGCCGATGGCGTCTGCTGAGTGGCCAGGGATGGGGACCGGATCCCCTTGCAGCGATCGCCCTGAAACAGCAAGCGCTGACGGCAGGGGCTCTGGGACTGGAAGCAGAGGAGCAGGAGCTCTGGCTTGAACTCCTGCAACGCTTTCCTGCCACTGCCGCGAGCGCTGATGCCCGGTATCACCTCGGCCAAAACCAAGCCGACCTGCACCGCGAGCTGCTGCGCCAACAGCCACGCCATGCCGCTGCCCTAGCCGCAGCAGCGGAACTGCCGAAGGATGCCGATCAGCAGCGCGTTCTCACCAGCGCACTCCACCTGGCCCGCTGGGGTCCCCGGTGGCCAGGGGCGCAATCCCTGCTGCGTCAGGCCTGCGGGACGATCACTGGCGAAGGCATGACGCAACAGGAGCGCCTACAGCTGGCCGGCGCTCTGGCCCAACTCGGGGATGGCAATGCTGCGGAGCTCTGCCTGCAGGGCACTCCCCTTGCTCCTAAGCAAGCCCTTTTGATCGGTCGCAGCCTGATGCGGGGAAGTCGCGAGCAGCGAGGCCGGGGAGAAGCGATGCTGCTAGAACTCGCCCACGACCATCCAGACAGCCCAGAAGCGCTCGCGGCCGCAGCCCTGCTGAGCGAGCCACTGCGTCCCGACCCTGTCCTGCTCGATGCGCTGCCTAAGTCCGTGCAAACGGCCTCCGTGGATGTGGCCGCAGCAAGGGTCCGCCTTGCCGGTGGTGACGGTGGACTGGCCGTGCTGCAACGCTGGCCCGACGATCCAGCCAGCTGGCAACTGCAGTGGGATCTTGCCCGTGAAGCCTTACTCGCAGGCCGATGGGATGAAGCGAACACGTGGCTCAGCGCCATCCCCGAGGAGCAACTGCCCGACCCACTGAGAGCACGCCAGCAGTTCTGGCGCGGCTTCAGTGCGTTCAAACGCGGCAACGACGACGTCGCCCAGCAGATCTGGCAGGCACTGGTGGCCACGCAACCACCTGGCTACTACACCTGGAGAGCCGGTGCACGGCTGGAGGGCGCAGAGCTGCCGGAGCTGTCTGGCACGCAAGCCGTCAGCGGGCTGGAAGCGGAGGACACGGAATCGGATCGGAGCCAACCCTGGACAGCACTCGACAGCGGCGATCCCTTGATCGATCAGCTGTGGCGCCTCGGCTGGAACCGCGAAGCCCTGGAGACCTGGCAAAGCCGAGACACCGCCGGCGATCCATCCCCACAGGAGCTCCTGGTGGAAGGCCGACTCTTGATGAGCGTGAATGACTACTGGAGCGGTCTCAGTCGGCTCTGGAAATCCAGCTTGCGCCTGGTGGATCCCGACTGCCCGACCCGCTTTCTGCTGCATCACAGCCAGCATCCAAAACCACTGCTGACCGAGTTCCAGCAAGCAGCCGAACAGGAGCAGGTCAACCTGGATCTGCTCCTGGCGATCGCTCGTCAGGAATCACGCTTCTCGCCAGCCGTGGCCTCACCGGTCGGCGCCCAGGGCCTGCTGCAGCTGATGCCGGCAACGGCCGCTGAGATGGCAGGAGAAGAGCTCAGCACCGAGCAACTGCGCCAACCGGATCTCAATGCCGTCCTGGGTGCTCGCTACCTGGCATTCCTGCTGCAGCAATGGGATGGCAATCCCTGGCTGGTTGCCGCCAGCTACAACGCTGGTCCTGGAGCTGCAGGGTCATGGGTCAGCTCAGAGCTGGAGCAGGACCCTGAACTTTGGACAGAGCGCATTCCCTACCCAGAGACACGTCTCTACACGAAAAAAGTGCTCGGCAATCTCTGGGCCTATCACCAACTGACGTCAAGCGGCGATCGCTGCACTGAGTGA
- a CDS encoding FIST N-terminal domain-containing protein, which yields MVPLNPLDWFRSRGQEARCRHALSSKSSMEEATREVIGCLGSAEADLALVFVSSHFASDLTRLLPLLQKRLRAKHWVGCLGGGVVGTTSAGDAHELERSAALSVSLLNLPGAELTSFRLDSTELPDLDGAAQHWQDWVGVDPSQSRSLLLLMDPSCNNINDLVSGLDYAYPGIAKIGGIAVPHNADHGSLLLDDQVLSGAVGLSLGGSWCLDPVVAQGCRPIGPVFAIEQAQRNVLLELSDGDRRASPVACLQRVLADLSDEDRELVQHSLFLGVERQELSAGAALAELQSRERSNKQPERAFLVRNLIGVDPRNGAVAVADRVRAGQNVQFQLREAQASRQEARQLLANSRERDPASAPLMGILFACLGRGSGLFGGPDGDISIARDVFPDLPVTGSFCNGELGPLGGATHLHGYTACWGLLRRDPPESDSQS from the coding sequence ATGGTTCCGCTCAATCCCCTCGACTGGTTCAGGAGCCGCGGGCAAGAGGCGCGATGCCGCCATGCGCTCTCCAGCAAGTCGTCGATGGAAGAGGCGACGCGCGAGGTGATTGGCTGCTTGGGCTCTGCCGAAGCGGACCTGGCCCTGGTATTCGTCTCCAGCCATTTCGCCAGTGATCTGACCCGCCTGCTGCCGCTCTTGCAGAAACGCCTGAGAGCCAAGCACTGGGTGGGATGCCTCGGCGGCGGCGTGGTGGGGACGACCAGCGCTGGTGATGCCCATGAGCTGGAGCGCTCTGCGGCCCTCAGCGTCAGCCTGCTCAATCTTCCTGGCGCTGAACTGACCAGTTTCCGCCTCGACAGCACCGAGCTTCCGGATCTCGACGGAGCCGCCCAGCACTGGCAGGACTGGGTAGGCGTTGACCCGTCGCAGAGCCGCTCCCTTCTGCTGCTGATGGACCCCAGCTGCAACAACATCAACGATCTGGTGAGCGGTTTGGATTACGCCTATCCAGGCATCGCCAAGATCGGCGGCATCGCTGTGCCCCATAACGCCGACCACGGCTCGCTGCTCCTGGACGATCAGGTGCTGAGTGGCGCAGTGGGTCTGAGCCTTGGCGGCAGCTGGTGTCTCGATCCGGTGGTGGCGCAGGGGTGCCGCCCGATCGGCCCTGTGTTTGCCATCGAGCAAGCCCAGAGGAATGTGTTGCTTGAACTGAGCGATGGTGATCGCCGCGCCAGCCCCGTGGCATGCCTGCAGCGGGTGCTGGCCGACCTGAGCGACGAAGACCGCGAACTGGTTCAGCATTCGCTGTTTCTTGGCGTGGAACGGCAGGAGCTCAGCGCGGGTGCTGCGCTCGCGGAGCTCCAATCCCGCGAACGTTCCAACAAGCAGCCTGAGCGCGCATTCCTGGTGCGCAACCTGATCGGCGTGGATCCCCGCAATGGGGCTGTCGCGGTGGCGGATCGGGTGCGCGCGGGTCAGAACGTGCAGTTCCAGCTGCGTGAAGCCCAGGCCTCAAGGCAGGAAGCCAGACAGCTGCTGGCCAACAGCCGAGAACGCGATCCAGCTTCCGCCCCCCTGATGGGCATACTGTTCGCCTGCCTGGGACGAGGAAGCGGCCTGTTCGGCGGCCCCGACGGCGACATCAGCATCGCCCGCGACGTCTTTCCCGACCTTCCCGTCACCGGCAGCTTCTGCAACGGCGAGCTTGGCCCTCTTGGTGGGGCAACTCATCTGCATGGCTACACCGCCTGCTGGGGCCTGTTGCGCCGCGATCCCCCTGAAAGCGACAGCCAGTCCTGA
- a CDS encoding DUF3177 family protein, producing MPDLTTRTLVWLTYRLGAAVALGLPLVLLIWSGMKREPALVRLLGIYWKVASLLAISVLLLTDQRPIGYLTAFLAPLLMAASLWFWVDLNEELADSPPGRALPMTVRIWRWALTFFALFAAVMSGSALDCTRQLEAQSCRIWLEAPQGLHRVVERVFDFVFGGEWTMAVAAFIGYVALVAYAVGLLQWALVRLPRQGRVAGDF from the coding sequence GTGCCCGACCTCACGACTCGCACCCTGGTGTGGCTGACTTATCGCTTGGGAGCTGCCGTCGCTCTCGGCTTGCCTTTGGTGCTGCTGATCTGGTCAGGCATGAAACGGGAACCGGCGTTGGTTCGCCTGCTGGGCATCTATTGGAAGGTGGCCAGCCTGCTGGCGATCAGTGTTCTTCTGCTGACGGATCAGAGGCCCATCGGTTATCTCACCGCTTTCCTCGCGCCCTTGCTGATGGCGGCCTCTCTCTGGTTCTGGGTGGATCTGAACGAGGAATTGGCTGATAGCCCTCCCGGTCGGGCGCTGCCCATGACCGTTCGGATCTGGCGCTGGGCACTCACCTTCTTTGCGCTGTTCGCGGCTGTGATGTCAGGTTCAGCTCTTGATTGCACGCGTCAGCTTGAGGCGCAGAGCTGCCGGATCTGGCTGGAAGCACCGCAGGGACTGCACCGCGTTGTGGAACGCGTGTTTGATTTTGTCTTCGGCGGTGAGTGGACGATGGCTGTGGCCGCTTTCATCGGCTACGTGGCGTTGGTGGCCTACGCCGTGGGATTGCTGCAGTGGGCTTTGGTCCGCCTTCCTCGCCAGGGTCGGGTGGCAGGCGATTTCTGA
- the trmB gene encoding tRNA (guanosine(46)-N7)-methyltransferase TrmB, with product MRQHVNPLSRFFQLPLELPGPDQLFDDPRRPIHLDIGCARGLCLLELSALKPNWNHLGVEIRRPLVLAAQRDRDRLERHNLHYLFCNANISVEGWLAALPEDQLRLVSIQFPDPWFKRRHRKRRVMQPSLLRAVAAALTPGRELFLQSDVLEVIEPMVALTELSDCFERPDEDARPWRAENPLPVPTERERYVQEQGLPAYRVLYRRNNRPVPELKDLEEAWQRVDNPAETALTS from the coding sequence ATGCGTCAGCACGTCAATCCCCTGAGCCGCTTCTTCCAGCTACCCCTGGAGCTGCCAGGACCCGACCAGTTATTTGATGACCCCAGGCGCCCCATTCACCTGGACATCGGCTGCGCACGTGGTCTTTGTCTTCTGGAACTGTCGGCTCTGAAACCCAACTGGAATCATCTCGGCGTCGAGATCCGCCGTCCCCTAGTGCTGGCGGCACAGCGCGACCGCGATCGGCTCGAACGCCACAACCTGCATTACCTGTTCTGCAACGCGAACATCAGTGTTGAGGGCTGGCTCGCAGCCCTTCCCGAGGATCAATTGCGGCTGGTGAGCATTCAGTTCCCCGATCCCTGGTTCAAACGACGCCATCGCAAGCGCAGGGTGATGCAACCCTCGCTGCTGCGAGCCGTCGCCGCGGCCCTCACCCCTGGAAGGGAGCTGTTCCTGCAAAGCGATGTGCTCGAAGTGATCGAACCGATGGTGGCGTTGACGGAACTCAGCGACTGCTTCGAACGCCCAGACGAGGACGCGCGTCCCTGGCGGGCAGAAAATCCGCTGCCGGTGCCCACCGAGCGCGAGCGTTACGTGCAGGAGCAAGGCCTACCGGCCTATCGCGTTTTGTATAGACGCAACAATCGGCCGGTGCCGGAGCTCAAAGACCTGGAGGAGGCTTGGCAACGGGTCGATAATCCCGCTGAAACCGCTCTCACTTCCTGA